From the Bacteroidia bacterium genome, the window CAGACCCGCAGGCAGGGCTTTTATCCAAACATTCATTAGCCTGAACAGCCTGCCTGATGACAAGGGTGTCGCCAATGTTCAGCACCTCAGCAATGTTGGGTGTTGTTGGAACAAAGTTGCCGTTTAACCCAATATTATATTCCGGTTGCCCTGTTGTAATCCGTTGACAATAGTTTGTAGCATCGGGTGTAAAAGTAAAGTTGAAATTGAGTTTTGTAGTACCGGTGTTCTGATAGTAGAAATAAAGAAATGAATCTGTTTTGTAGTAGGCCACCTTGTTGAGGTTAGAGGATAAGGACACCAGCTTGGGTATCTGCACATTGAGCGAGGTGTGCACATTGCCCTGATTGTTGACGGATATGGTATAGTTATTGGCAGAAGAGTCTGTAAATGTTTGGACGAAATTAATATTGCTGTTTCCCTGTGGTGCACCTGATATAACGGAGCAGTCAATAAAAGCATGATAGGATAGTGTTACAGCGTTGTTGTTGGTTACGGTAAAACTCATGGTTTGTCCGTTGTTGTAGGTAACTACATTGCTCACATTGTTAGATGCAATAATAAAATCAAGATAGATGGGGCTTGCATTGCTGCAATTTGCCGCAGGTGCATTGCTAAGCGAGGCAGTAATGACTACCCTTGCACCGGTGGCTCCTGAAAATGAAAGTGAGTAAACATTGCTCTCGCAGGCACCTATGGTGTCGGGCGGCAGTGTTAAGGCAATATTTACTGTCTGTGATTGGGCTCTTGTAAGGAATGTAAACATGCAGAGCAAAAGGGCTATTGCAGTTGTTTGGATTTGGTTTTTCATATTATTTGGTTTTTAAAGGGTACAGCTAAATTACATTGATTTTTTGGATTTTGTAGCGATTGCTTAAAAATTAAAACGCGGGCTGATTCCCTTGCTCGTCATAGTGGGAGTCGAAGCCCAGCACACGAAGCAAAAGGAACGCCCACGTTTTACGTAGGCGTTTCTACTTTTACTTTCCTGTGTGCTTGAAATCTTCGACTTTTCTATGACAGGAAATTTTAAAGCGAAACGCTTTTTATTTTTTACTTATTTGTTTTCTCTATCTTATTTATTTTTAATCTATTTCTATTTTGTAAAAGTGTACAATATTATTGAAACTAACAAATATTTATTTAATAGTTCACATTGTCTCTGGAAAATTCTTCACCTTGTATGCTTGAATTTTCAAAACTTAAGCCTTTTTGAAAAAAATTGACTTTCATTATGAGTTAAAACCTTTCGGGGCAAAGATTAATTGTAATTTAGCGCCATGCCCATTTTTGAAAATATACTTTTGGCTCTACATGCTGTAAAGTCACAGTTACTCAGAACAATACTGACAGTGTTAATCATTGCCATAGGCATAATGGCTTTGGTAGGAATACTTACTGCCATCGAAGGCCTTAAGGCATCCATCAATGAAAACTTTACCAGTATGGGAGCAAACACATTCACCATAAGAAATTCAGGTTTGGGAATCAGGCTAGGTAACTCAGGCAAAAAGGCCAAAAGATTTAAGGAAATTACGCTTCAGCAGGCAGTGTTGTTTAAATCTGGCAATACCTATCCTTCAATTATAAGTATATCAACCATGTGTAATAGTGTTGCAGTTTGTCGTGTGGGTTCAGAAAAAACCAATCCGAATATTTTGGTAATGGCTGTTGATGAAAACTATTTACAAACCGGAGGTTATACAATTGCAACAGGTCGTAATATGACGCAGACAGAGGCTATGCGTGGAGATAATGTAGTGATGATTGGTTCAGAAATAAAAAACAAGCTTTTCCCGAATTCGGATGCTGAGGACAAAGAAGTTTATATTGATAATAGAAAGTATAGAATTATTGCCGTACTTGCTGAAAAAGGTAACAGCATGGGTTTTGGTGGTGATAAAGTATGTTTGATTTCACTTATCAATGGAAAGCAAAAATATGGCAGCGACAACCGTTCATGGACCATTAGTGTTAAGGTTAATCATGTGGCAGGACTTGAAGCAGCAGTTGATGAGGCAACAGGTCTTTTTAGGACAATCAGAAAAGATCGTGTTGGAGAAGAAAGTTCGTTTGAAATAATTAAAAGCGACAGTATTGCAGCAATTGTTATTGATCAGTTAAAGAATGTCAGTATTGCAGCAACATTAATAGGGTTAATCACATTGCTTGGTGCAGCCATTGCTTTGATGAATATTATGCTTGTCTCTGTCACAGAGCGTACCCGTGAAATAGGTATTAGAAAATCGCTTGGTGCAACAAGGTTAATCATCTTAAAACAGTTTTTGATAGAAGCAATTGTTATTTGCCTGCTGGGAGGCATTGCCGGTGTTATTTTGGGAGTGTTAGTAGGTAACTTGATGGGTATGGCAATGAATGCTGTTTTTGTGGTTCCGTGGAATTGGATTATTGCCGGATTGCTACTGTGCTGTTTTATAGGAATTGCCTCAGGATTTTATCCGGCCATGAAAGCTTCGCGCCTCGACCCGATAGAAGCTTTGCGCTATGAATAAAAGCTGCAATCAGCTTAAAACAAATGAACAATGTAGTTATATTATTGATTTTTAGTATTTTAATATAATTTGCTTAGAGTGATCTTTGTAGTGAGGTATTAGTAAATTTAATATTAAAAAAAAGTAAAAATTCTGTTTTAAGAAATTAATAATAACACTATCTTTGCCGTCCGCTTAAAAAAGGCTATTAAACTGAAATATATATAACAAATGTCAAACCAGTACGAAACCGTATTCATTCTTACACCCGTACTCAGCAATGAGCAGATGAATGAAGCGGTTGACAAATTCAGGAAAATCCTCACCGACAACGGTGCCATGATTGTTCATGAGAACAATTGGGGATTACGCAAGCTTGCTTATCCGATTCAGAAGAAGAACACGGGCTTCTATTATCTGATCGAATTTAAGTCAAGCGGTGAACTCATCAACAAATTGGAAATCGAATACAAGCGCGATGAGCGTGTAATGCGATTCCTTACTGTTGCGCTCGATAAGCATGCCATTGCTTACAATGAAAAGAAAAGAAAGAATGCAGCGTTGAAAAAGAAAGAACAAGAAGAAGCACCTGCTAATTAAACGAAGGAATTATGAGCTCAAAACAAGGAGAAATAAGGTATCTCAACCCAGTAGCGGTTGACACCACAAAGAAGAAATACTGTCGTTTCAAGAAAGTTGGAATCAAGTATATAGACTATAAAGACGCCACATTCCTCATTAAGTTTGTTAATGAACAAGGCAAACTTTTACCAAGAAGAATTACAGGCACATCATTAAAATACCAGCGTAAAGTTGGTCAGGCTGTTAAGCGTGCGCGACATCTTGCCCTGATGCCTTATGTTGGAGATTTGTTAAAATAAGAGGAGGCAACAATGGAAATTATATTAAAACAGGATATTAAAAATCTCGGCTATGCCGATGAAATTGTGAAGGTTAAGAATGGCTATGGCCTGAATTACCTTATCCCTAAAGGAATGGCTGTTATTGCCAGCGAAGCCAACAAAAAAGTGCATACCGAAACAATGAAACAGCGCGCTCATAAGATGGCGAAAATCAAAGGAGATGCAGAGAAATTAGCAGATGCTATTTCAAGTGTTACTTTGACAATTCCTGTAAAGGTTGGTGAAAATGGTAAGCTTTATGGTTCGGTAACTTCTCAAAATATTGCCGACTCATTGAAGAAGTTGGGTCACAGTATTGATAAGAAACAAATCGAAATGCCCGAAGAACATATTCGTAAAACTGGTGCATACAGTGCCTCTGTTACATTGCATCGCGACATCAAAGCGAAAATTAATTTTGATGTAGTTGAGAATGCTTAATCAGGTAAAATAAATTAATTAATAAACAGGCAGCGCTTCATCACGTTGCCTGTTTTGTTTCAAAAACAAATAAATAAAAAAACTATGGCAGATACAGGCGATATTGGAATTGGTTCAGTAATCAGATTTAATGGAGATTTATATCAGGTTGTAGAATATCAACATCGTACACCGGGCAACCTTCGTGCTTTTTATCAGGCAAAACTTCGTAATCTTAAAAATGGCAAGCTTGCAGAAAACCGTTTTCGCTCTGGCGAGCAAGTAGAAGTGGCACGTGTTGAATATAAAACCATGCAATATCTTTATAAGGATGGAGAGAACTTAGTTGTAATGGATAATGAAACTTTTGAGCAACATTATATTCCTGAAGTGATGATTGGTGACAGTGCCAGTTATCTAAAGGAAGAGATGATGTTAAAGATTGCTTTTGAAGGCGAAAATCCTATACTTGCCGAGCCGCCAACTTTTGTTGAATTGGTAATTACTTACAGTGAACCGGGTGTTAAAGGCGATACTGCCACAAACACTTTAAAAGCTGCAACTTTAGAAACAGGTGCAGTGGTTCAGGTACCGCTTTTTGTGAATGAAGGCGAAAAGATTAAAATTGATACCCGCACCGGCACCTATGTGGAACGTGTAAAATAAAATCTTAAAAATTCTTGATTGAAACCCCGCTTATGGCGGGGTTTTTTTATTGCCTTTTTTTGAACTTAGAAACATAACTGCACCTGTATTCTTTTATCATTTCTATCAAATCTTTCTGAAATCTTACATTTTTCTTTTAGCAACATACCCGTGTTTCAGTAACCAATAGTGTTGATAGCAGTATAAGATGTATTCAAAAATGATTAGGTATGACAGTTGATATACCACCGGGAATAATTTTAGTGGAGGATGACGACATTGACAGAATGGTTGTTATTCGAGCATTTGCGAAGAATAATATTAAAAATCCATTGCACATTGCTCGTGATGGCGAAGAAGCATTAGAAATGCTCAAAGGGTTGAATGGAAAGGAAAAACTTGACCCACTGCCTAAAATTATGCTGCTCGATATTAATATGCCACGTATGAATGGGCTTGAGTTGCTTCGTGAAATCAGACATGATGAAGAACTTAAAACCATAAGCGTATTTATGCTCACAACATCCAAAGACGATCAGGATAGGCTGGAGGCATATAAAAACAATGTGGCAGGATACATAATTAAACCTGTCTCATTCGATAAGCTGGTTGAGGCAATTGCCGTATTAAATACCTATTGGAACCTTAGTGTTTTACCCGTTTAAATAATTTTTTATTATGTCTTACAAAAAGATAAACCTATTAGTTGTTGATGATGATGAAGTAGATAGAATTGCCATTAAAAGAGCAATAAAGTCATCAGGATTTAATGCCGACTTACATTTTGGAGATACCTATGACGAAGGTATGGAGAAAGCGTTAAGTATGGAATTTGATGTTTTGATAGTTGACTATTATCTGGCAGCGATGAATGCAGGCGATTTTATTTCAGAATATTCTCAACGTGGTGGCACGGCACCAATCATTGTAGTTTCATCGCAAGGTGAGGAAAAAATTGTAGTCGAACTGATGAAAGCCGGTGCATGCGATTATATTCCCAAAGCTGTTTTAACACCTGAATCAATTGCACGTGCATTAAAAGGTGCATTAAAATCAAAAGCTAACAAAAACAATCATAGTAATATTGAAACAGCCCTTGTGCAAACTGAGAGAACGCTCAATGCAGTGGTGTCAAAATCACCATTGATTCTGTTCAGCATAAACGAGTCAGGAATATTTACCTTGTTTAAAGGAATGGCAATGGATACAATCCGTTTGTCAGAAGAAGAAGTAATTGGAAAGTCTGTTTTTGAAATCTGGAATAAGCTCCCTGTCCGATTGAAGGATGTTAAGAAAGCATTGCTTGGAGAAGAGTTTAAACAGAATATGGAGTTTGAAAGCCGCTTCTTTGAAGTACATTATATGCCTTCTGTAAATAAGGAAGGTGTACTTACAGGCATAATGGGTATTGCCACAGATATTACAGGACATAAGGAGCAAGAGGATGAATTACGTCAGCAAATTATTCTATCCAGTGAAGCACAGAAAATGAAAGAGCAGTTTCTGGCCAACATGAGTCATGAAATTCGCACCCCTATTCATGGAATTATAGGCATCACAAAAATAATACTTCAGTCAAAGCTCGATAAAGAACAGTCGCACTATTTAAATGCTATCAGAAAATCAGCAGATAATCTTCTTGTGATTATTAACGATATTCTAGACTTCTCGAAGATAGAAGCAGAGAAAATGACTTTTGAGTCCGTATGCTTCAACTTATTGGAATTGATTAATACCATAAACGAACTGTTTAAAGCGCGTGTGACAGATAAAAGTGTTAAGATTATTACAGACTTTGATCAGCATTTACCGAAACTGATAAAAGGAGATCCTGTTCGTTTGAGTCAGGTAATAAATAACCTCATGGGTAATGCCGTGAAATTTACACATAAAGGCTCGGTAACACTAAAGGCAGAATTAATTGATTCGACTGATGAAAAAGTTAGCATCAGCTTTAAAGTAATTGACTCCGGAATAGGCATTGCTGAAGATAAGCTGGCTACTATTTTTCAATCATTCTCGCAGGCAGGAACAGACATCACACGTAAGTATGGCGGAACAGGTTTGGGATTAAGTATTGCTAAAAAAATTGTTGAACTTCAGGAAGGAAATATTCGTGTTGAAAGTAAATTGAATCATGGCACAACCTTCATTTTCGAGATGCCTTTTGATTTACCTGCACCGGGAGAAGTTGAAACAGAAGAAAAGAAAGTTGCAGATGTTCATGCCGATTTTAACGGAAAGATAAACATCCTTGTTGTTGAGGATAACGATATCAATCGTTTGATTATTAATAAACATATTAAAGATTGGGGATTTGAGCACGATGAAGCTTGTAATGGATTGGAAGCAATAGAGAAGCTATCTGCCAAAGATTATGATGTTATTCTGATGGATATTGAGATGCCGGAGTTAAATGGTTATGCGGCTACAGAAAAAATCAGAACAGAAATGAAAGGTCGTAAGTCGCAGATTGCAATTCTGGCCATGACGGCACACGTTTCTACAAGCGAAAAAGAAAAATGCCTGGCAGCAGGAATGAATGATTACGTCTCGAAGCCGTTTGACCCTACTGAAGTAAAAAATAAAATTATTGAACTTAGTGGTAGGGCTAGTGAGTCTGTTGCCGAACAACCACTGGAAGACACTACTGTAAAAAATAGTAATCCTCAGACAACTACAAAGCTAACAAGCCTTAATTTTCTGAATGAAATGTCAGGTGGCAATGCCGATTTTATTAAAGAATTTCTGTCTTTGTTTTTAACTAACATGCCATTGTCTGTTGACGAACTTGAAGAGGGTTTGAAGAATAAAGACTTTGAAAAAATAAGACAGTCGGCACATAAAATGAAACCTTCTTTGAATTATGTTGGTTTAAAGGATACGTACGAAACGGTAGCAACACTGGAGAAGTACGCCAGAGAAAAATCAAATTTTGACGATTATGCGGCAATGATAAAAAAGATTTCTGATGAATGCAGCATTGCCTGTATTGAACTTGAAAGTGAACTAAAAAATGTAGAAGTATAAATAATAAAACTATGGCTAAAATTTTTATTGTGGAAGATGATGCAATGGTGGCAACACTGATACGCCAGTCATTGTCAAAGAACCCTGATTTCGAGATTCAGCATTTTGAATCGGCAGAAGAATGTTTAAACAATCTGCATCTGAATCCTGACATTGTAACTATTGACTATCTCTTGCCAGGAATGAATGGTGTAGGTCTGATGCGGAGAATTAAAGATTATAATGCATCTATAATGTGCATACTGGTTTCTGGACAGGACAGTCTTGAAGTGGTTGTTGATTCTTATAAAAGCGGAGCACAGGACTACATTATTAAAAATGATAATCTGTTTGTGAATCTTGAAAATTCAATAAAAAATCTGAGCATGAATGTGGTGTTGAAGAAAGAGAATGAAATGCTTAAAGACCAGATTATTGACCGCCACAAGTACAGTAACATCATGGGAAGCAGTAATGCTGTATTAAGAATTTTACGCTTGATTCAGAAAGTTGAAAAAAGCAATATGATGGTGCTTGTTACCGGGCAAAGCGGAACGGGTAAGGAGCTTGTTGCCCGTGCTTTGCATTATAACTCACCTCGCGCCCGTAAAAATTTTGTTACCGTTAATATGAGTGCCATTCCGGAAGAGCTCATAGAAAGCGAATTGTTTGGTCATGAAAAAGGAGCATTTACAGATGCTCGTGAACGCAGAATAGGAAAGTTTGAAGAAGCTAATGAAGGAACAATTTTTCTTGATGAAATTGGTGAGATGCCTTTAAGCTTACAGGCTAAATTACTACGTGTATTGCAGGAAAAAGAGATTCAACGTATTGGAAGTAATAAAACTATAAAGCTTGATTTCAGAATGGTGGCAGCCACCAACAGAAATCTGGCTCTGGAAGTCAAAGAAGGACGATTCAGAGAAGATTTGTTCTATAGGATTCAGGGATTCCTTATTCATTTACCTCCATTAAAAGAAAGAGGTGATGACATTATTCTTTTGGCAAAACACTTTCTTGATCTTTATGCTCAGGCTAATAAAACACCGGTGGCACAACTCTCAAATGAAGCAGCTAAGTTTATGCTTGATTATGAGTGGCCGGGTAATATTCGTGAACTCAAAGCAGTGATGGAAAGGGCAGCAATACTTGCAGATAATGCAACCATCTCAGTTGATGATTTAATGTTTGTTAATCTATAGTTGCAACTAGTAAAAATTTAAAGGCCGCACCGAAATGCGGCTTTTTTTATGCAACCTTTTTGTTGATTTTACATATAAGGATTTACAGAGATGAGCAAGAAAAGAAAGAAAAACCATCCAAATAGGTTAAAGCAAAGTGCCAGGCTACGCCTCAATTTTCGTTTGGTTGCCGTTGCTGCAACAATGACTGTGGCTGTAGTTGTTGGTGGCATAATTTATTTTAATATCTCCAACTCTAAAAAATCAAAGGCAAGCACTACGACATCAAATGCGGAACTAAGGCCCGTAGATTTTAATATTCCTGAATTAAAGAATAATTTCAGAGAGGAAACTATTAGTGGTATCAGTGTAAGAAAGATGAAGGATGAGCACGTCACGAATTAAAATTTTATTTTCTCGCTTTTTATTGATTTCTTTTTTTGCATACTGCAATTCGATTTATGCTGTTACAAAAACTACAACGACTTCCGGTAGTTGGAACAATCCTGCTATATGGTCACCGGTTGGAGTTCCGGCTTCTTCAGATGATGTTGTTATATCCTCTGCACAAAACATTACAGTATCACAACAATCATTCTGTAAATCGCTTACAGTCTCTGGCAATGCAATGCTTAGTTTATCACCTTCTGTTTCGCTTCAGATAAATGGAGGTGTCAGCATTTCTGGCACGCTGGATATGAATGGAGGAAACATCAAGCAAGTTCAAAGTGGCGCTTTATTGCAAATTGGCGCTTTAGGTAAATTGATTTGGAATCCGGGTGACAACAGCTTGGCTGGGGCATCACTTTTAACAAATTCTGTTGAGTCCTTCAATGAAAAATCAACAATAGAAATCAAGAAATGGTATTCTTATGCTACTGTACCATTAGCCTCTGTAGTAACAGGCAATTTTGGAAATATCACAATCAGCACGCAGGTGGGAAGCACTTTGTTTGAGTGGAATCAAGATAATCAATTCGAGAGCCATCAGATTAAAGGCACACTAACAATAATCAATGGATGGGTTGTGTTGGATAAGTCAGGAAGAATTTCCGACACTAAAATCGGTAAGATAATCTTACCTAATGTAAATTCTGTTCTTGAATTTCATAGCGGTAATCATCCATCATCATTCAAAGTTACAACTGATAGTATAGCAAACATTGGTGGTGAAATAACAGGAATTCTAAATGGTGAAGGTAATGTAACACTGAACACAAACGGTGGCTTTCTGAATATGGGAAATGTAGAGTTAATCTATAATAAAGGAACTTTAAATACGTCTAATGGAAATGCAAAACTCAATGTCGGAGGCAAGTACATGCAAACGCATGGAGACTTAAGAGGAGTCTTTAATCTCTCTTCAACATCTGCCGGAAATGCTGAGCTTAAATTTAATTCACTCGAAATGACAGGAGGTTTGTTGTTTGCATATTATGCTTGTAATGCTTCAGGAGCATTAAATTCTGTTACTGTTACAAATGATTTGATTCTTAATTTATCTAATGCATCAGACAAATTCAGAGTTAATGGACTTACAACATTGGCTGGTCAATACAGCAAATCGCGTTCATTATTAAAAGTTGATGGTAACCTGATTCTATCCGGTAATGCAGCAGCTGAGTTTACATCAAGTGGAAGTGTAGGTGCAGAAGAAAATAGAATTAAAGGAGATGTAAATATTTCAGGACTAAACAGCAACTTCAACATGGGCAGCCATGCAGTTATTTTATCTGTTAATGGTGACGTTAACATTAATGGAGGAAATACTTGTTTTTCTAAAACACCTGGTATTTCACAAGTTAGCGTTAATAGAAATTTCTCTCTGCAGTCAGGCACTTTTGTTTTAAAGGGTCATGAAGGTATGTCTGAACTTATTTTGAACGGTGCATACTCGCAAACCGGTGGTGTATTCTACTTGCACTCGAATACATTATCGGCAACTAATGATTCTGTGAAAGTTTATTTTAAAAGCTCATTTCGACAGTGGAATGGGATTATAAATTTTGATGATAATCCTGTTGGGGGTAAGTCTGTGCTATATATTCAGGGTAATGAATTTATTGCTAAAGGCAGCTCTTTGATTACAAGAGCAGGAACAGGGTCTGCTTTTGGAGCTATGGTATTTGGTACCAATGGAGATTTGAATTACCAACGAAGTGCTGCATCAGTAATTGATCAGATTAAACAAAGTATAGTAGCAAAATGTAAACTTAATGTTACAGAAGGTAACATGTTACTCAGTAGTCACAATCAGCCTTCAGTTGACTTTTTAAAGGTAGAATCGGCTGCAACCTTGAATTTGCTAAGTGCACAAATAAAGTCGAATCTAAAATATCAGAATACAGGTTTGACAGTTGCTGCCGGAGGTACAATTCAGACCGCAAATGCTAAAGGATTTTTTAACACGTTTGGAACTGCCGCAGTATGCAGCAATGGTAATTTGAATTATTTTCTTGACAAAAACAGTATTATTGAATATGAAGGAAGTAATCGAATTATTACAGGTTCTGGTTTTGGTGATTTCGATAAAGAGCAACATAAGTATGGTATTTTAAGAGTTAGTGGAAGTGCAGTTTTGTTATCCAATGTTGACATTCGTAATAGTATTGAATTAGGCAATTCAACAATTAAGCTGAATCAAAAAACTTTGACCTTGGAAAATGGTAGCACCAATGCATTTTCGGCTACCGGAGGATCATTAATTTGCACTTCAGAAGCAGATAAGTTTCTTTGGAAAAACATGAAAGGTGGAAGTAGTTATACAATCCCTTTCTCAAGTGATGGTAAGGTAGTTTCTAATGTTGTAGTGAAGCCGATTGTTTCAGGTGATATTTCAATGTATAACTATACTGCAAGTCCAATTGCAGAACACTTACCTGATGGAATACAGCCACTAATTGTTGATGGAAAAGATGTAACCAATGAATCTTTAGCAAATCGTATTATTGGTTTCGACTCAAAAGCTAAAGCGAATATTACATTTCGTGTTTACAAGAATGAAATTCCTGACTTTAATAAAGGTGATTCAATTTCTTTGTTAAAAAATAGCGGACAGTGGGAGGCAACACCATTCAGCACCATTGGTGGTGAACAAAATCCAATTTCTATTCAAGCAACAAATATTAATGCCAACTCAGTATTTGCATTTAGTTCTGGTATAGGACTTAAATTTTCCGATAATACAAATGGAAATAGTAATGCTCAAAATAGTTTTAGTGTAGAGCAGATTTCACCGGTACCTTTTAGTGATTTTATAAACGTAAACATTAATGCTCCAACAACAGGTTTAGTAAACTTGACAATTGTAGGCTCTGATGGTCGCGAGCTTAGAAAGCAACAGTATGAGGTTTCATCAGGAAAAAACTTACTAACGCAAAGTAATCTTAGTGGCTTGCCCACAGGAGTGTATTTTATTCAGATAAATGGATTTAAGCAAACTGTTACAAAGAAAATAATGCGGCAATAATGAAATGTAAGAAATCCGAAATTTCGATTTAAGTTTTTACAACCTTTTTTATCCTATAAGAGTATAATCAAAAGGTTCATTCTATAAATTTATTATTATGGCAAGAAAATTAAAACTCCGTCAACGACAAAAAATGTCCCTAATGCATAAGGCAATTTTTGTAACTGCCGGAAC encodes:
- a CDS encoding ABC transporter permease; protein product: MPIFENILLALHAVKSQLLRTILTVLIIAIGIMALVGILTAIEGLKASINENFTSMGANTFTIRNSGLGIRLGNSGKKAKRFKEITLQQAVLFKSGNTYPSIISISTMCNSVAVCRVGSEKTNPNILVMAVDENYLQTGGYTIATGRNMTQTEAMRGDNVVMIGSEIKNKLFPNSDAEDKEVYIDNRKYRIIAVLAEKGNSMGFGGDKVCLISLINGKQKYGSDNRSWTISVKVNHVAGLEAAVDEATGLFRTIRKDRVGEESSFEIIKSDSIAAIVIDQLKNVSIAATLIGLITLLGAAIALMNIMLVSVTERTREIGIRKSLGATRLIILKQFLIEAIVICLLGGIAGVILGVLVGNLMGMAMNAVFVVPWNWIIAGLLLCCFIGIASGFYPAMKASRLDPIEALRYE
- the rpsF gene encoding 30S ribosomal protein S6, whose product is MSNQYETVFILTPVLSNEQMNEAVDKFRKILTDNGAMIVHENNWGLRKLAYPIQKKNTGFYYLIEFKSSGELINKLEIEYKRDERVMRFLTVALDKHAIAYNEKKRKNAALKKKEQEEAPAN
- the rpsR gene encoding 30S ribosomal protein S18 is translated as MMSSKQGEIRYLNPVAVDTTKKKYCRFKKVGIKYIDYKDATFLIKFVNEQGKLLPRRITGTSLKYQRKVGQAVKRARHLALMPYVGDLLK
- the rplI gene encoding 50S ribosomal protein L9, encoding MEIILKQDIKNLGYADEIVKVKNGYGLNYLIPKGMAVIASEANKKVHTETMKQRAHKMAKIKGDAEKLADAISSVTLTIPVKVGENGKLYGSVTSQNIADSLKKLGHSIDKKQIEMPEEHIRKTGAYSASVTLHRDIKAKINFDVVENA
- the efp gene encoding elongation factor P yields the protein MADTGDIGIGSVIRFNGDLYQVVEYQHRTPGNLRAFYQAKLRNLKNGKLAENRFRSGEQVEVARVEYKTMQYLYKDGENLVVMDNETFEQHYIPEVMIGDSASYLKEEMMLKIAFEGENPILAEPPTFVELVITYSEPGVKGDTATNTLKAATLETGAVVQVPLFVNEGEKIKIDTRTGTYVERVK
- a CDS encoding response regulator, coding for MTVDIPPGIILVEDDDIDRMVVIRAFAKNNIKNPLHIARDGEEALEMLKGLNGKEKLDPLPKIMLLDINMPRMNGLELLREIRHDEELKTISVFMLTTSKDDQDRLEAYKNNVAGYIIKPVSFDKLVEAIAVLNTYWNLSVLPV
- a CDS encoding response regulator; the protein is MSYKKINLLVVDDDEVDRIAIKRAIKSSGFNADLHFGDTYDEGMEKALSMEFDVLIVDYYLAAMNAGDFISEYSQRGGTAPIIVVSSQGEEKIVVELMKAGACDYIPKAVLTPESIARALKGALKSKANKNNHSNIETALVQTERTLNAVVSKSPLILFSINESGIFTLFKGMAMDTIRLSEEEVIGKSVFEIWNKLPVRLKDVKKALLGEEFKQNMEFESRFFEVHYMPSVNKEGVLTGIMGIATDITGHKEQEDELRQQIILSSEAQKMKEQFLANMSHEIRTPIHGIIGITKIILQSKLDKEQSHYLNAIRKSADNLLVIINDILDFSKIEAEKMTFESVCFNLLELINTINELFKARVTDKSVKIITDFDQHLPKLIKGDPVRLSQVINNLMGNAVKFTHKGSVTLKAELIDSTDEKVSISFKVIDSGIGIAEDKLATIFQSFSQAGTDITRKYGGTGLGLSIAKKIVELQEGNIRVESKLNHGTTFIFEMPFDLPAPGEVETEEKKVADVHADFNGKINILVVEDNDINRLIINKHIKDWGFEHDEACNGLEAIEKLSAKDYDVILMDIEMPELNGYAATEKIRTEMKGRKSQIAILAMTAHVSTSEKEKCLAAGMNDYVSKPFDPTEVKNKIIELSGRASESVAEQPLEDTTVKNSNPQTTTKLTSLNFLNEMSGGNADFIKEFLSLFLTNMPLSVDELEEGLKNKDFEKIRQSAHKMKPSLNYVGLKDTYETVATLEKYAREKSNFDDYAAMIKKISDECSIACIELESELKNVEV
- a CDS encoding sigma-54 dependent transcriptional regulator; this translates as MAKIFIVEDDAMVATLIRQSLSKNPDFEIQHFESAEECLNNLHLNPDIVTIDYLLPGMNGVGLMRRIKDYNASIMCILVSGQDSLEVVVDSYKSGAQDYIIKNDNLFVNLENSIKNLSMNVVLKKENEMLKDQIIDRHKYSNIMGSSNAVLRILRLIQKVEKSNMMVLVTGQSGTGKELVARALHYNSPRARKNFVTVNMSAIPEELIESELFGHEKGAFTDARERRIGKFEEANEGTIFLDEIGEMPLSLQAKLLRVLQEKEIQRIGSNKTIKLDFRMVAATNRNLALEVKEGRFREDLFYRIQGFLIHLPPLKERGDDIILLAKHFLDLYAQANKTPVAQLSNEAAKFMLDYEWPGNIRELKAVMERAAILADNATISVDDLMFVNL